Sequence from the Maribacter aquivivus genome:
GTTTGATTAAATAAGCCATCTAAAAAAAACACCTTTTAAGGTCAAAATTGGTATAGATAAAAAATAAAAGTAATCTGTTAAAACCAGTAATTAGCACTACAAATTAATAGTCTAATTCATAGTTTCCACAATTTTAACTTTCTATACCTTTCTTTTCGGTGTATTGACAACAATTTGTTTAAGGGGCAGTAGGCTACAGTTATCTTTAGTTTAAGTAAGAATTAATATCCATTAAAACTATAATAGTATTGATGGATTTTTTTAGCCAATGACTAAACCTACAACCACTTATTTAATTCAATATACTGCTTGGAAAAAAGTGTTCACGTTTTTCCTTTTAGTACTGGTGAATAGCGTATTATTCTCTCAGAAAACTACGGGCTGGGATGAAATAGGATCAACAAACATTTATGAATCATATAGTTCTGATAATTTAGTTAGAGTAGAGTGTAGAGTCACTGGCGGAGTTTCTATTTCAGGTGAAGATACTATGGGGTGTATTTCTGATAATACCTACGGTAATCCAGATCCAGTTATTTTTGGAGAAACTTCTTTAGGAATATCCATTAATCCGCTCTTTTCAGGAAGCATCGAGTTTCATTTCTTTGATGCGGTAACTGGAGATGAGGTATTTATTACTAATCCATATCTAAATGTTGATAAAGTTGGAACATTTGGAGCACTACCTTTGCCTTTTTTGACCGGTACAAATACTGGAGTTTTCACTTCTACAAATGGTACATGGACAAATATTGGTAAGAATGGCGATATTTTTGTGTCTACAAATACAGAATTTAAGATAGACGCTGATGCTCTTTTAAGCTTTAACGGAGGTGAGTGTGGTAATAATTCATTTGATGGTACTGGTGGCGGTACTATGAAAATGGATGATGCAGTTAAATCTATTAATATGGATGTTTCTGTATCGGGATTACTTTCACTTTTTCAAGAAGATGTTGAGTTTGTAATATCCAATCTAATTATAGCTGAACCAGAAATAGAAGTAACAAAGACTGTTTTAAACAGTTTTAGCTCTCCTGTTGTAACAGGTGATGCTGTAGATTATACTATTGAAGTGGAGAACACAGGTAATGTGAAAGTTACCAATGTTGCTTTGACAGATACGTTCAAAGATGCTAGCGGAAATACAATTACACTAAGTAATGCTCCATCATTTTCATCCGCAACAATGAGTTCTTTAGAAGGTACGCTTTTAGCTGGTGAAGTGGCAACATATTCTGCAAGCCATATTCTAACTGCTAATGAGATTGCTGAAGGCGGAGTAATAAATCAGGTAAGTGTATTAGCAGATAGTCCATACGGTCCGGGAGACACTGATGATCTGTCCGATGATGGAGATGATACAGATGGTAATTTACTTGACGATACTACAGATAGTTTTTTTCCTATTCCCTTAGAGAATACCGAAACGGTAGAAAAGAATAATTCCGTTGATATTTTAGTGACCAATAATGATGATTTTGGTGGTAATGGTCCTAACTCTGGTAGTATATTTATTGTAAGTACACCAACAAACGGTAGTGTATCATTGAATAATAATGGGACAGCGACAAATCCGGTAGATGATTACTTTACTTATACACCTGATACTGATTACACGGGGACTGATTCTTTTATATATGGAATAACGGATTCTAAAGGTTATACACAGCATGCAACTGTTACGATAACGGTGTATGCTTGTCCAAATGCAGGAATTGATGGAACGTTAAATATCTGTCAAGGAGATAGCTTTACAAACGCAGACCTTTTTGCACAACTATCAGGTTCTCCTGATGCTGGCGGAACATGGTTTGATAATGGCGATGGAACTCATACGTACACAGTAGCTGCAATAGCACCATGTATAGCGGACGATGAAAGTATCGTAACCGTAACCGAGCAAGCGCAACCAAATGCAGGAATCGATGGAACCTTGAATATTTGTGCCGGAGCTACATTCACAAATGCAGACCTTTTCGCACAGTTAACCGGAAATCCAGATACTGGTGGAACTTGGGCAGATAATGGCGATGGAACTCACACGTACACAGTAGCTGCAATAGCACCATGTACAGCGGATGATGAAAGTATTGTAACCGTAACCGAGCAAGCACAACCGAATGCAGGAATTGATGGAACGTTGAATATATGTGTCGGAGATAGTTTTGATAATAATGATCTGTTCGCACAGTTGACCGGAAATCCAGACACTGGCGGAACATGGTTTGATAATGGCGATGGAACTCATACATATACAGTAGCTGCAATAACACCATGTACAACGGACGATGAAAGTATTGTAACGGTAACCCAACAAGCACAACCCAATGCCGGTGTTGATGGAACATTGAATATTTGTTCTGGAGATAGTTTTGACAATAATGATCTGTTCGCACAATTAACCGGTTCACCAGATACAGGTGGAACATGGGTTGATAATGGAAATGGCACACATACCTATACTGTAGCTGCAACTGCACCATGTACAATAGACGATGAAAGTATTGTAACGGTAACCCAACAAGCACAACCCAATGCCGGTGTTGATGGAGTATTGAATATCTGTCAAGGGGATACATTTGATAATAATGATCTGTTCGCACAATTAACCGGTTCACCGGATACAGGAGGAACATGGGTTGATAATGGAAATGGCACACATACTTATACTGTAGCGGCAACAGCACCATGTACTACAGATGATGAAAGTATCGTAACGGTAACCCAACAAGCGCAACCAAATGCAGGAATTGATGGAACTTTAAATATCTGTCAGGGGGATACTTTTGACAATAATGATTTGTTCTCACAATTGACCGGTTCTCCAGATTCGGGCGGAACATGGGTTGATAATGGAAATGGAACGCACACCTATACCGTAGCTGCAATAGCACCATGTGCAACGGACGATGAAAGTATTGTAACGGTAACCCAACAAGCGCAACCAAATGCAGGAATCGATGCAACGTTGAATATTTGTGTAGGCGATAGTTTTGACAATAATGATCTGTTCGCACAATTAACCGGTTCACCGGATACAGGTGGAACATGGGTTGATAATGGAAATGGCACACATACTTATACAGTAGATGCAACAGCGCCTTGTACAACGGACGATGAAAGTATTGTAACAGTAACCCAACAAGCGCAACCAAATGCAGGAATTGATGGAACGTTGAATATCTGTCAAGGAGCTACTTTTGATAATGATGATTTATTTGCCCAATTAACAGGCAGTCCAGATACAGGTGGAACATGGGCAGATAATGGCGATGGAACTCATACGTACACAGTAGCTGCAACTGCACCATGTACAACGGACGATGAAAGTATCGTAACCGTAACCGAGCAAGCGCAACCAAATGCAGGAATTGACGGAACATTAAATATATGCGAAGGAGATACTATTACCAATGCAGACCTTTTTGCACAACTATCAGGTTCTCCTGATGCTGGCGGAACATGGTTTGATAATGGCGATGGCACATATAAGTATACGGTATCGGCAATTTCACCATGTACTTTAGACGATGAAAGTATTGTAACGGTAACCCAACAAGCACAACCCAATGCCGGTTTTGATGGAACATTGAATATCTGTCAAGGGGATACATTTGATAATAATGATCTGTTCGCCCAATTAACAGGAAATCCAGATACTGGTGGAACATGGGTTGATAATGGAAATGGCACACATACTTATACGGTAACTGCAACAGCACCATGTACTACAGATGATGAAAGTATCGTAACCGTATCCGAGCAAGCACAACCGAATGCGGGTATCGACGGAACGTTGAATATCTGTGCCGGAGCTACATTCGATAATGATGATTTATTCGCACAACTAACAGGAAATCCAGATTCTGGTGGAACTTGGGTTGATAATGGCGATGGAACACATTCGTACACAGTTACTGCAACTGCACCATGTGCTTTAGACGATGAAAGTATCGTAACCATAACCCAACAAGCACAACCAAATGCAGGAATTGATGGAACTTTAAATATCTGTCAGGGGGATACTTTTGACAATAATGATTTATTCGCACAATTAACAGGTTCACCAGATACAGGCGGCTCATGGACGGACAATGGCGACGGAACACATACATATACGGTATCGGCAATATCACCTTGTACAGTAGATGACGAAAGTATCGTAACCGTAAACCAGCAAGCACAACCGAATGCGGGTATCGACGGCTCATTGAATATTTGCACCGGAGATACATTCGATAATGATGATTTATTCGCACAACTAACAGGAAATCCAGATACTGGTGGAACTTGGGTTGATAATGGCGATGGAACACATTCGTACACAGTTACTGCAGCTGCACCATGTACAACAGACGATGAAAGTATCGTAACCGTAACCGAGCAGGCACAACCAAATGCCGGAGGCGATGGAACATTGAATATCTGTCAAGGAGCAACTTTTGACAATGATGATCTATTTGGTCAGCTTACAGGTAATCCAGAAACAGGCGGAACATGGGCAGATAATGGAAATGGAACACATTCGTACACAGTTACTGCAGCTGCACCATGTACAACAGACGATGAAAGTATCGTAACCGTAACCGAGCAGGCACAACCAAATGCCGGAGGCGATGGAACATTGAATATCTGTCAAGGAGCAACTTTTGACAATGATGATCTATTTGGTCAGCTTACAGGTAATCCAGAAACAGGCGGAACATGGGCAGATAATGGAAATGGCACACATACTTATACGGTAGCAGCAATTGCGCCATGTACTATAGATGATGAAAGTACAGTAACCGTAACCGAGCAAGCGCAACCCAATGCGGGAATCGACGGAACATTGAATATATGTTCTGGAGATAGTTTTGACAATAATGATCTGTTCGCACAATTAACCGGTTCACCAGATACAGGTGGAACATGGGTTGATAATGGAAATGGCACACATACTTATACTGTAGCTGCAACTGCACCGTGTACAACAGATGATGAAAGTATCGTTACCGTAACAGAGCAAGCGCAACCCAATGCAGGAATTGACGGAACATTAAATATTTGCGAAGGTGATACTATTACCAATGCAGACCTTTTTGCACAACTATCAGGTTCTCCTGATGCTGGCGGAACATGGGCTGATAATGGGAATGACACGTTCTCTTATACAGTTTCGGGGATTGCACCTTGTGCGACTAATGACACTAGTATTGTCACTGTAGAATTTAATCAGACAGATGCTGATGGCAACGGAATCATAGATTGTAAAGAAACCATTATAGTGCTACCTATTATCACCATAGATGATGTTACAGTAGATAATATCGTTAATGAAACCGAAGCCCAGAATCCGGTTTCTATAACCGGAACAGTTTCGGGTGATTTTATAACGGGAGACATCGTTACTTTAATCATAAATGCCAATGATTACACCGGTCCTGTTAATGAAAATGGTTTTTTTGAAATATCGGTGCCTGGCACAGACTTAGAAGCAGATGTGGATAGTACTATTATTGCTTCGGTAACTACGCTAACTATTGAAGGAAACACAGGGTCAGCTTCTGATCAACATACTTACATTGTTGATACTGAACCGCCTCTAGTAGATAGTTTTGAAACTATGGATACGTTTCCAATTTTACTTGGTTTGGGGAGTCCTAATGAAATATTGAATATAACTGTTGAGGTAGGTGATACGGGCATAATTTTAGAATATATAATCAATACTGATATCAATGGAATATGGGAAATACATACCGATGTAGATGTACCAGAAAATAATTCTTTTCCTATAATTGATTCTGAAATAACATTATTTATAACAGCAGTTGATTTGGCTGGTAATGAAGGTAATGGTGAAGTGATTATCATTTTCGATAATGAAATCTTAAACAATGATAGTGATAATGATGGTTTGCCAGATGATGAAGAACTTTCTTTAGGTACAGATCCAAATAACCCCGATACGGATGGAGACGGAATCATGGACGGACAAGAAGTTGTAGATGAAACCAATCCGTTAGATCCATGTGATTCCATTGGAGGTACGCCGCCATCAGGAAGCGGATGTGATCTTTATGTGGAACTAGATTTAGTGAAACCTGGTGATATCATGAATGGTGGTTTTGAAATTATTAACATTGAACGGTTCCCTGAGAACATTGTAAAAATTTATAATAGATACGGAGTATTGGTTTGGGAGGTTGAAGGTTATGAAAATGATACCAAAGCATTTACAGGCATATCCGAAGGAAGAATAACGATTAATCAGAATGAAAAATTACCGTCTGGTACATATTACTATGATATTTATTATACCGACAAAGGAGAACAAAAAATGTTAACGGGTTACCTATACCTAATTCGATAAAGAATGAAGAAAATAACAAACATATTCTTTTTGAGTTTTATCGTAATGCTATGCGGTCAACAAATGGTATTAGGGCAGCAAGATGCGCAGTACACCCAATACATGTACAACACTTTTTCGGTGAACCCTGCTTATGCTGGATCTCGTGATGCCTTAAGTATTTCTGCATTGCACAGATCGCAATGGGTGGGTAGAGATGGAGCTCCAAATACACAAACTTTAAGTGTTCACGGGCCAACTTCGAATAAAGTAGGACTAGGTTTATCAATAGTGCATGATGAAATAGGGAACAATACCAACCAGAATACATATTTAGATGCTGCTTTTTCATATACTGTAGAAACTTCTGAAACAGATAAGTTGTCCTTTGGGGTAAAAGCTGGCGGACATTTATTAAATCTAGATTTTAACAACCTTCGAAATTACAGTGCAGGTGGTGTAGCCATAACCGATGCGGATCTATATAAAAAGTTTACGCCCAATTTTGGAGCGGGAATTTATTATCATAACGATAAGTTTTACACTGGTTTATCCATCCCCAACTTCTTGCAAACGGAGCATTTTGACAGTTCTGATGGCAACGAGAGCTTGGTCTCGGTAGATAGGGTTACTTGGTACTTAATTTCTGGTTATGTTTTTGACATGTCGCCATCATTAAAATTTAAACCGGCATTTTTATTAAAAGCAACATCTGGCGCACCTTTACAAGCAGATATATCGGCTAATTTTTTATTGAACGATAAATTTTCAATGGGTGCTGCTTACAGATGGGATGCTGCTTTAAGTGCATTGTTCGGATTTCAAATGACTCCTGAATTTATGCTAGGCTTGGCATATGATAGTGATATCTCTGAATTGGGTGGCACGAAATATAATAACGGCTCTTTCGAGGTGTTTCTTAGGTATGAGTTTTTGAAGAAAGATAAAATTGATTTAACCCCTAGATTCTTTTAAATATAAATAGCAATGAACTTTAAATCGTCTACGGTTTTTGTAATACTTCTTTTTATTTCTGCACTGTGTTCTGCACAGAAAGGGAACAAAAAAGCTGTAGCCGATAATTTTGAACATTATGCGTACATGGGCGATGGTTCAACGTATGAAGAATTGAGTAAAAAAGGAATGTCTGATGAAGATATTTGTAAAAACCTTGGTAATGAAGCTTATTTAAGGGCAAAGTATGATGAGGCTAGTTATTGGTATGCAAAGCTGTTAGAACTGAATAGTTCAACTACAGAACCAGACTATATGTATAGATATGCACAATCTTTAAAATCGATTAAAAATTATAAAGATTCTGAGATTTGGATGAAAAAATTCAAGAAGGCTAAAAAGAATGATGTGCGTGCTCAGAACTACAATAAAGATGAAGGTTATTTTGATGAATTAATGACTGCATCAAATGAATATACTATTGAAAACTTAGCTTCCGTAAATTCTAAAGAATCAGATTTTGCACCATCATTCTACAAAGAATTTTTAGTTTTCTCCACTGGCAGGGATTTAGAAACTACTGATCGTAGTTCTACTCCGTATTTAAATCTTTATAAAACAATACGTCCAGAGAAAGAACAATATAGTACGGCAACTGCATTTCCTAAAGAGTTGAAATCTGTCGCAAATGAATCTTCGACCACTTTTTCAAAAGATGGGAATACCATGTATTTTACACGAAATAATTATAAAAAGGGTTCTTTTACTAGAGATAAGAATGGTATTAGTAGGTTAAAAATTTACAGAAGTACGTTTACAGATGGAAAATGGGGAACTATCGAAGATCTACCTTTTAATAGCGACTTTTATTCCGTAGCGCATCCTACATTAAATAAGGAGGGAACAAAACTGTATTTTTCATCAGATATGCCTGGTACATTAGGTGCATCAGATATTTTTATGGTAGCTATTCATCCGGATGGTAGTTTTGGAACACCAGAGAATTTGGGGTCTAAAATCAATACCGAAAGTAAAGAGACTTTTCCGTTTATATCAGCATCTGGCGTACTGTATTTTGCATCTGACGGACACCCAGGTTTAGGTGGGTTGGATATGTTTTCAATCGACTTAAAAAATGAAGGTGCAGTTAAGAATTTGGGTAATCCGATCAATAGCCTTAACGATGACTTTTCAATGATTTTCGATGAAGAAACCAATTCAGGTTTTTTCGCTTCTAACCGGAGCGGAGGTGTTGGTAGCGATGATATTTATGCGCTGAAAACGATAGACTGTATGGTGACTATAAACGGTACCGCGGTAGATAAGGACACGGAGGAGCCTTTACCATTTGTTACTGTGAACGGTAAGAACACCTCAGGAGGTAATATAGGTGAGGCGATAACAGATGCCGAGGGTAACTATAGTATAGAAATTCCATGTCAAGAAAGTCAATATTCAATTGTTGCCAATCTTGACGGTTATGAAGAGGGTTCTATTTTTATGTTTACCACTCCCGATGAAAAGAATATAACAGATGCCCGTGTGGTATTGGAAGAGAGTAGTAAGGTTGCTGTAATTGGAGCAGATTTGGTAAAGGTTTTAAAGCTGGCTCCCATCTATTTTGATTTAAACAGTTCATACCTTCGTGATGATGCCTTTGAGAATTTAGATAAGGTAGTGGCTTACATGATCAAAAGACCTGAAGTAAAAGTGGAAATTGGGTCGCATACAGATAGTAGAGAAGAGGATGGTTACAACCTTTGGCTCTCTGATCGTAGAGCAAAAAGAACGGTTGCCTATATAATATCTGCAGGAATAGATGAAAGCAGAATAACAGGTAAAGGCTACGGAGAAACTGCACTAATTAATAAATGCGCAAACGGAGTCATTTGTTCTGATCGTGACCATCAATTAAACAGACGTTCAGAGTTTATATTGATAGAGTAAATCTTAATTAATATTCTTCGCTACTACTTCTATTTCTTTCACTACATGTAGCGGTTTACCGTAAGAAGTAAATCCGTTTAAAATAACCTCGTAAGTTCCTTCTACATCTGAAGTAAAAAATTCAAATTGATAATCGCTAGCTTCAATATTTAAAAGTGGGTTCCAGTATAATAATCTTCTGTAGTCTGGTATTCTATTGAACGAAGTGTCTTCTGTTTGATAGGTTTGTACAAAGTAATTCTTTTTGGCGACAGGTTTGGTAAATGGTAATACTAGGCTATTTTTAGCAGTATAAGTATCCAGAAAATCTTCATCAAAAGTTTCAATGGAAATGATACCTTGATATTCCTTTTGACCTAAGCGAAATTGATCTCTTGTCAAACTAATTTTTTCAATTTTACGGGCATCAAATGTTCTTATTTGCTCATGATGCGGTATGTAGACACCGTCAATTAAAACTATTGCGGGGAAAGCGTTGTATTCTTCGTCATAAGACTTAAAATCTTGTCCAATTCTAATGTAAGCTTCACTTGAATTTGCTTTTCTAAATCCAGCAAACTTTACCACTTCTACTAACGTCTCTTCAAGGGTAGGAAATCTTGTGTATTCATCAAGAATGATAACTTCTGGAATACCGCCGTTAAAAATATCTATTGGATTACTTTGTAAAATAGAATCTGGTTTGGCACTAAAGAATTGGTTTTCTATCTGGTTTAATACGCTTCTATTCGTTATATATTCCGCTTGTTCCTTTGATAACTTAAAATTTGAGAAAGATAAGTCTGTTAGGTCAATAGAACCAGGTGTTCCTTTTTCTATAGTATACGTTTGGCTTTGGTCTTCAACCTGTATTACTATCATTGGGTTTTTACGGTCTTTACGTATATAAGAATAGAAATTTCCGTTTTGGTCGGTTTTCGAAAACTTTAATAAAGATTCCTTCCCGGGTATGGAAATAACTACAGGGAGATTTTCGACTGGTATACCAGTCTCATTACTTTTTACGGTTCCATAAAGTAGTTCTCCACGTTGTTCCGGTAAAAAGATGCTATCGCCAATTGTTTGTTTAATCTCTTTGTTAGCATTAAAATATGCATTGCCATATGTAACGGAATTAAGAGAAGATGGGATGTCTATTTCTTCCTTTCTTTTTACTTTGATACTATAAAAACCGTGACCTAATGTCCCCTTATAATTTTTAATGCTAAGATTTACTTTTTCCCTAGGTTGATATGTAGATCTGTTAGTTCTGATTGTAATTGTTGATGAGTCTGAAACCGAAATAGCATCAGTTGAAATTGACGAGATAGCATCAGATTTATTTTCTAGAAGGGTAGACTGGTCTACCAAATACGGGTTAATGATAACAATATCATCTTTAAAAACTTGAGATAAACCTGCGTTTTTCATCCATTGGGTATAACCTAAAAGCTTGTACCTGCCCGATGGTATATCTGTAGACACAAAGAAATCACCATAGCCATGTCCTTTGCTCAACTTTACTTTATGTTCAAAAACAAAGTCCCTGGCTTCATTTACTAGTGCTACATACCCAATTGTACTTATTTTAGTAGGGTTATTGGTTTGTGCATTAAAGCAGTGAATTGAATAATACAAGTATTCGCCAGACAGTACCAATGGTCCGTTATGATCTACATATGCCTTCTCTTGAGGCACTTTTTTTAAATTCAAAAGGTCGCTACCATCTTTGATTACATATTGGGCGTGACCAAGATTGGCTATTAAAATGATTATTGCGGCAAGTATTTGTGTTGTTTTCATAAGTGCTATTTAATCTACCCAAAAATCAGGTTTTATATTATTTCCTAAAACTGTACAGTCTCCACATATTGTTGGAACAAAAATAAATGGACCAACGCAAATTGGGTTCGCATTGGGTACAAGGTTTTCTACATAATCGGAATAGTAAGTCACCGTTCCTATATCAATTCTTTCCAGTAATCCTTGGGGACAGGGATCCATGGGATTATTAAACAATTTAGCAGTCTTAAATCCGCAATTAAATGCATACGGTGGTGTTTCTTCCGGAAAAAAATTTTCGTAATTTAAGAAGATGCGCTGTTCTGTAACTCCAACTGCTTCTACATAACCATAAACATTTTCAACATTACCGTCTTTACGATGTACGTTTGCGTAAATGGCTCCTGGTTGTACTTGAGAAAATACATTATCTGATTGAGAAAATGCTTGGAGGGTTTTAAAAAAAGAATGTGCATTTGCAGATTGTACTTGCTGTTGTACTAAAATGCTATATCGTTGGGCTATTATGAAATTATCTTTAGTGATAAACCGTATATTATGTTTAGAAACATTGCCTTGGGTAATGCCTGCAATACTGATTAAATCTATAGTGTTGGAAGAAACGGTATTGTAACAAATTCGGTCTTCAACTGTTTTTTCTACCACTTCTAAACTATAATCTACTGTATCGTCAATACCATCGTAATCTGTTAGTTCAAATTCGAAATTTTGCCAATTGGGAGCAACAATTTTATAGGTTTCATCATAGGTATATTTAAAGTATTCCGC
This genomic interval carries:
- a CDS encoding DUF4249 domain-containing protein: MFKNSFSHYRKLTLLVVLTFGACVEEIEIATLNENEAEAALVVEAVFTNEVITQKVYLSRSEVRLDLETDTIYSPYLPLGSRPVDSIKMETGATVSLLKENGEVYSFTEDEDGIYLSNTPFAMEMDANYTLDINTNNGTGYISDPITVLGTSTITNLYAEKAENDNGEEGIAIYVDSESLEGAAEYFKYTYDETYKIVAPNWQNFEFELTDYDGIDDTVDYSLEVVEKTVEDRICYNTVSSNTIDLISIAGITQGNVSKHNIRFITKDNFIIAQRYSILVQQQVQSANAHSFFKTLQAFSQSDNVFSQVQPGAIYANVHRKDGNVENVYGYVEAVGVTEQRIFLNYENFFPEETPPYAFNCGFKTAKLFNNPMDPCPQGLLERIDIGTVTYYSDYVENLVPNANPICVGPFIFVPTICGDCTVLGNNIKPDFWVD
- a CDS encoding OmpA family protein, giving the protein MNFKSSTVFVILLFISALCSAQKGNKKAVADNFEHYAYMGDGSTYEELSKKGMSDEDICKNLGNEAYLRAKYDEASYWYAKLLELNSSTTEPDYMYRYAQSLKSIKNYKDSEIWMKKFKKAKKNDVRAQNYNKDEGYFDELMTASNEYTIENLASVNSKESDFAPSFYKEFLVFSTGRDLETTDRSSTPYLNLYKTIRPEKEQYSTATAFPKELKSVANESSTTFSKDGNTMYFTRNNYKKGSFTRDKNGISRLKIYRSTFTDGKWGTIEDLPFNSDFYSVAHPTLNKEGTKLYFSSDMPGTLGASDIFMVAIHPDGSFGTPENLGSKINTESKETFPFISASGVLYFASDGHPGLGGLDMFSIDLKNEGAVKNLGNPINSLNDDFSMIFDEETNSGFFASNRSGGVGSDDIYALKTIDCMVTINGTAVDKDTEEPLPFVTVNGKNTSGGNIGEAITDAEGNYSIEIPCQESQYSIVANLDGYEEGSIFMFTTPDEKNITDARVVLEESSKVAVIGADLVKVLKLAPIYFDLNSSYLRDDAFENLDKVVAYMIKRPEVKVEIGSHTDSREEDGYNLWLSDRRAKRTVAYIISAGIDESRITGKGYGETALINKCANGVICSDRDHQLNRRSEFILIE
- a CDS encoding PorP/SprF family type IX secretion system membrane protein; amino-acid sequence: MKKITNIFFLSFIVMLCGQQMVLGQQDAQYTQYMYNTFSVNPAYAGSRDALSISALHRSQWVGRDGAPNTQTLSVHGPTSNKVGLGLSIVHDEIGNNTNQNTYLDAAFSYTVETSETDKLSFGVKAGGHLLNLDFNNLRNYSAGGVAITDADLYKKFTPNFGAGIYYHNDKFYTGLSIPNFLQTEHFDSSDGNESLVSVDRVTWYLISGYVFDMSPSLKFKPAFLLKATSGAPLQADISANFLLNDKFSMGAAYRWDAALSALFGFQMTPEFMLGLAYDSDISELGGTKYNNGSFEVFLRYEFLKKDKIDLTPRFF
- a CDS encoding T9SS type B sorting domain-containing protein, whose product is MTKPTTTYLIQYTAWKKVFTFFLLVLVNSVLFSQKTTGWDEIGSTNIYESYSSDNLVRVECRVTGGVSISGEDTMGCISDNTYGNPDPVIFGETSLGISINPLFSGSIEFHFFDAVTGDEVFITNPYLNVDKVGTFGALPLPFLTGTNTGVFTSTNGTWTNIGKNGDIFVSTNTEFKIDADALLSFNGGECGNNSFDGTGGGTMKMDDAVKSINMDVSVSGLLSLFQEDVEFVISNLIIAEPEIEVTKTVLNSFSSPVVTGDAVDYTIEVENTGNVKVTNVALTDTFKDASGNTITLSNAPSFSSATMSSLEGTLLAGEVATYSASHILTANEIAEGGVINQVSVLADSPYGPGDTDDLSDDGDDTDGNLLDDTTDSFFPIPLENTETVEKNNSVDILVTNNDDFGGNGPNSGSIFIVSTPTNGSVSLNNNGTATNPVDDYFTYTPDTDYTGTDSFIYGITDSKGYTQHATVTITVYACPNAGIDGTLNICQGDSFTNADLFAQLSGSPDAGGTWFDNGDGTHTYTVAAIAPCIADDESIVTVTEQAQPNAGIDGTLNICAGATFTNADLFAQLTGNPDTGGTWADNGDGTHTYTVAAIAPCTADDESIVTVTEQAQPNAGIDGTLNICVGDSFDNNDLFAQLTGNPDTGGTWFDNGDGTHTYTVAAITPCTTDDESIVTVTQQAQPNAGVDGTLNICSGDSFDNNDLFAQLTGSPDTGGTWVDNGNGTHTYTVAATAPCTIDDESIVTVTQQAQPNAGVDGVLNICQGDTFDNNDLFAQLTGSPDTGGTWVDNGNGTHTYTVAATAPCTTDDESIVTVTQQAQPNAGIDGTLNICQGDTFDNNDLFSQLTGSPDSGGTWVDNGNGTHTYTVAAIAPCATDDESIVTVTQQAQPNAGIDATLNICVGDSFDNNDLFAQLTGSPDTGGTWVDNGNGTHTYTVDATAPCTTDDESIVTVTQQAQPNAGIDGTLNICQGATFDNDDLFAQLTGSPDTGGTWADNGDGTHTYTVAATAPCTTDDESIVTVTEQAQPNAGIDGTLNICEGDTITNADLFAQLSGSPDAGGTWFDNGDGTYKYTVSAISPCTLDDESIVTVTQQAQPNAGFDGTLNICQGDTFDNNDLFAQLTGNPDTGGTWVDNGNGTHTYTVTATAPCTTDDESIVTVSEQAQPNAGIDGTLNICAGATFDNDDLFAQLTGNPDSGGTWVDNGDGTHSYTVTATAPCALDDESIVTITQQAQPNAGIDGTLNICQGDTFDNNDLFAQLTGSPDTGGSWTDNGDGTHTYTVSAISPCTVDDESIVTVNQQAQPNAGIDGSLNICTGDTFDNDDLFAQLTGNPDTGGTWVDNGDGTHSYTVTAAAPCTTDDESIVTVTEQAQPNAGGDGTLNICQGATFDNDDLFGQLTGNPETGGTWADNGNGTHSYTVTAAAPCTTDDESIVTVTEQAQPNAGGDGTLNICQGATFDNDDLFGQLTGNPETGGTWADNGNGTHTYTVAAIAPCTIDDESTVTVTEQAQPNAGIDGTLNICSGDSFDNNDLFAQLTGSPDTGGTWVDNGNGTHTYTVAATAPCTTDDESIVTVTEQAQPNAGIDGTLNICEGDTITNADLFAQLSGSPDAGGTWADNGNDTFSYTVSGIAPCATNDTSIVTVEFNQTDADGNGIIDCKETIIVLPIITIDDVTVDNIVNETEAQNPVSITGTVSGDFITGDIVTLIINANDYTGPVNENGFFEISVPGTDLEADVDSTIIASVTTLTIEGNTGSASDQHTYIVDTEPPLVDSFETMDTFPILLGLGSPNEILNITVEVGDTGIILEYIINTDINGIWEIHTDVDVPENNSFPIIDSEITLFITAVDLAGNEGNGEVIIIFDNEILNNDSDNDGLPDDEELSLGTDPNNPDTDGDGIMDGQEVVDETNPLDPCDSIGGTPPSGSGCDLYVELDLVKPGDIMNGGFEIINIERFPENIVKIYNRYGVLVWEVEGYENDTKAFTGISEGRITINQNEKLPSGTYYYDIYYTDKGEQKMLTGYLYLIR